AGTTTCTGCCATAAATACCTCAATCAAGATGCTGCGCCCCTTGAAAAGAAAAAAATTGCCCTCAACTTAAAGGTAAGCCGAAAAGCGCACTGAACAAGGTCGCTTCATAAAATCAAAGAACGAAACCTACACCGTTTCCAATGCTTGTATTAGTTGTTACGTAAACAGGCAAAAAGAGTTCATTGACAGAATGAGACACCAAGTATCAAGATAAAGAAAAGCGTTTTCATCACCTTAACTAATCCGTATAATGCGCCCACTATGGCAAAGAAGAAATCAAAAGATAAAGCGGGTAGCAATACTATCGCGCTAAACAAAAAAGCTCGTCACGAGTATTTCATCGAAGATGAAATCGAAGCGGGAATCGAGCTTCAAGGCTGGGAAGTTAAGTCACTTCGCCAGGGCAAAGCGAATATCGCAGAAAGTTATGTCTATCTGCGTGACGGAGAAGCATTTATCTCTGGTATGAGTATCATTCCATTGCAACAAGCTTCAACTCACGTAGTCGCTAACCCAACGCGCATTCGTAAACTGTTATTATCACGTCGCGAACTAGACAATCTGTTTGGTCGAGTTAACCGCGAAGGGATGACACTGGTTGCCACAGCAATGTATTGGTCTCGCTCTTGGGCAAAAATCAAGATCGGTGTGGCGAAGGGTAAAAAACTTCACGACAAACGTGACACCCTGAAAGAACAAGATTGGCAACGTCAAAAAGCACGAATTATGAAAAGTGGATTGCGTTAATTGTAACCACTTGAACTTAGGGAGCTAGACAGAAATTTAGATTCTGTTAGTATGCTCCTTAACAACCTGGGGCTGATTTAGGATTCGACGGGAATTTTGCAGTCTGAGGTGCATGCCGAGGTGCGGTAGGCCTCGTTAACAAACCGCAAAAAAATAGTCGCAAACGACGAAAACTACGCACTAGCAGCTTAATAACCTGCTAAGAGCCCATCTGCCCTAGCCTCCGCTTGTAGGACGGGGAGTTCAGATGGTCAAACCCAAACAAGCTGGCGTGGATTCCCCCACCTGAGGGATGAAGCGTAAGATATAATTCAGGTTAGCCATTCGTTAGCGTGTCGGTTCGCAGGCGGTGGTGAAATTAAAGATCGACTAAGCATGTAGTACCAAAGATGAATGATTTTCGGACGCGGGTTCAACTCCCGCCAGCTCCACCAATCGATTGGAAGGCCGCTAACTCAATGAGTTAGCGGCCTTTTGTTTTCTTGCCATTTGTAGTTCAAATAAATTTAGGTCACTAACGATCCTGTAACAGCCAGTATCAGCTGTTTAATTGAATGGTAGTTTCATACCATGACGCGCTCTAACGAGGCGTCAAGCGCTCGCTGGGAGGAAATAGGCCTACTATCAATCACTGTTGTACTTCACTTTGGACCCAAGCCACTGCACGTGCGCCTAACGAAATGGATTGAGGAAAGTATCCTTGCCCTATCAATTGGTACACATACGAGCGACTAAGCCCCGTCATCGCCATGACTTCTTTTAATCGAATCAAACAGATTGGTTGGTATTGCATATCATCACCTTTCGCTATTGGATTAGTTCGGGGTGATGATATATATGTGAGATTATTTAAACTCTAGAAACAACAAAGCCGCTATTAAGCGGCTTTGATAAATGATGTTTGATTTTAACGACAAACGCGCTGATCAGCTTTTGCAATCATTTCTTGCTGTTCTTTGATCGTTTCTCTTACCACTTTATCGAAGAGTTTACGTTTCTCACTTGATGAAGCATGACGAATAAAATCAGAGAAAGGTGTGGATTTAACCTTTTCACGTTTAGTACCGATCATCCTTTCCTCCTTATGATTGTTGTAATCCGACGATGGTTTCTAAAGATTGGCGATTGTACTTTTTGCGTAACAATGCGTCAATATCAGTCACATTAAAATGAGGCCTTTCGTTCTTGCCGTCAATATTTTTTTCAATGAACATAATATCGATATCAGAACCAAATATGTTCTTCAATTCACTAACCACTTGTTGTGATTGCATAAATTGAGTCACAAACACTTCTTCTGGAACTCTTCGCCCTTCAACTTTCTCTCGAGCTTTCACCAAGCGCCATGCTTGCTCTGGTTCCTGGTAGACAAAGATAATTTGCACAAACCTTCCACGCTTTAAAGAACGTTCGATATTGACCTTTGCTTTTTCAAAGCTAGACAATGTTGAATCCAAGATAAAGCTAACGTCTTTGTGTAACGCACGATCGTGAATCGCTTCAACCAGAAGAGTAGCAGCTCTTTGGAATAATGGTGAATTCTCACCATGATAATCCTCGAACTCTTTGCGAAGCTCATCATTTTCGATATGAACTAGCGACATACCACTTTGAGTTTTAAACATACTCAAAATATTACGCGCTGTTTCAG
This DNA window, taken from Vibrio nitrifigilis, encodes the following:
- a CDS encoding zeta toxin family protein; its protein translation is MNDQEIIDKAIAEAKKMKKALAKKMVDHLPQEESAVSVFMAGSPGAGKTETARNILSMFKTQSGMSLVHIENDELRKEFEDYHGENSPLFQRAATLLVEAIHDRALHKDVSFILDSTLSSFEKAKVNIERSLKRGRFVQIIFVYQEPEQAWRLVKAREKVEGRRVPEEVFVTQFMQSQQVVSELKNIFGSDIDIMFIEKNIDGKNERPHFNVTDIDALLRKKYNRQSLETIVGLQQS
- a CDS encoding helix-turn-helix transcriptional regulator — encoded protein: MQYQPICLIRLKEVMAMTGLSRSYVYQLIGQGYFPQSISLGARAVAWVQSEVQQ
- the smpB gene encoding SsrA-binding protein SmpB; this translates as MAKKKSKDKAGSNTIALNKKARHEYFIEDEIEAGIELQGWEVKSLRQGKANIAESYVYLRDGEAFISGMSIIPLQQASTHVVANPTRIRKLLLSRRELDNLFGRVNREGMTLVATAMYWSRSWAKIKIGVAKGKKLHDKRDTLKEQDWQRQKARIMKSGLR